The Streptomyces venezuelae genomic interval GTCCGTCGTCCTGCCCTCGCTCGTCGCCGCCTTCGGCGTGTTCTTCATGCGCCAGTTCCTCGTCGAGGCCCTGCCCGTCGAACTGGTCGAGGCGGCCCGCATGGACGGCGCGCACAGCCTCCGGGTGATCTGGCACGTGGTCTTCCCCGTGGCCCGGCCCGCGATGGCCGTGCTCGGCATGCTCGTCTTCGTCCAGGCGTGGAACGACTTCTTCTGGCCGTTCATCGCGCTGACCCAGGACGGCAACCCCACCCTCCAGGTGGCCCTCGCCGGCCTCGGCGCGGGCAACCACACCGTGGACCACGCCGTCGTCCTGACGGGCGCCCTCATATCCACGGTGCCGCTGCTGCTCGTCTTCGCCTTCCTCGGCAAGCACATCGTCGGCGGCATCACGGCAGGCGCCGTCAAGAGCTGAGCAGCCGCACCTGCTGCGCACCGCACTTTCCGAACGTACCGACCCCGTACCCGCGTTGGGAGCGCTCTCCTATGACCGCGTCCGAAACCCGGCCGCTCACCGCCACCCGCTCGTTCCCGTCCGACTTCCTCTGGGGCGCCGCCACCGCCGCGTACCAGATCGAAGGGGCGGCGGCGGCGGACGGCCGCACACCGTCCATCTGGGACACCTTCTCGCACACCCCCGGCAAGGTCTTCGAGGGCCACACCGGCGATGTGGCCGTCGACCACTACCACCGGTTCCGCGAGGACGTCGGCATCATGTCCGAACTGGGCCTGAACGCCTACCGGTTCTCCGTCTCCTGGTCCCGCGTCCAGCCCACCGGCAGAGGGCCCGCCGTCCAGAAGGGCCTGGACTTCTACCGGGCCCTCGTCGACGAGCTGCTCGCCGCCGGGATCGCGCCGGCCCTGACGCTCTACCACTGGGACCTGCCCCAGGAGCTGGAGGACGCCGGCGGCTGGCCCGAGCGGGCGACCGCCGAGCGGTTCGCCGAGTACGCCGGGATCGTCGCCGACGCCCTCGGCGACCGGGTCACCCGGTGGACCACGCTGAACGAACCCTGGTGCAGCGCCTTCCTGGGGTACGGCTCCGGCGTCCACGCCCCGGGCCGCACGGACCCGGTCGACTCCCTGCGGGCCGCCCACCACCTCAACCTCGGGCACGGCCTCGCCGTCCAGGCCCTGCGGGCCGCCCTCCCGGCGGACCGGCAGCTCGCGGTCTCCCTCAACCTCCACGAGGTGCGCCCGATGACGGACTCCGCCGAGGACCGGGACGCGGCCCGCCGCATCGACGCC includes:
- a CDS encoding GH1 family beta-glucosidase; protein product: MTASETRPLTATRSFPSDFLWGAATAAYQIEGAAAADGRTPSIWDTFSHTPGKVFEGHTGDVAVDHYHRFREDVGIMSELGLNAYRFSVSWSRVQPTGRGPAVQKGLDFYRALVDELLAAGIAPALTLYHWDLPQELEDAGGWPERATAERFAEYAGIVADALGDRVTRWTTLNEPWCSAFLGYGSGVHAPGRTDPVDSLRAAHHLNLGHGLAVQALRAALPADRQLAVSLNLHEVRPMTDSAEDRDAARRIDAVGNRIWLGPMLDGAYPEDLLADTAHLTDWSFVRDGDTVAVRQPLDLLAVNYYTPTLVSHVPAGAEKPQDDGHGNSEHSPWPGADSVAFHRAPGERTAMGWPVDASALYDLLSRVSAAYPDLPLVISENGAAYEDEVGEDGSVHDPERAAYVHAHLEAVHRALADGVDVRGYFLWSLLDNFEWAYGYAKRFGAVRVDYDTLERTPKSSARWYARVARTGELHAP